From a single Nymphaea colorata isolate Beijing-Zhang1983 chromosome 4, ASM883128v2, whole genome shotgun sequence genomic region:
- the LOC116253131 gene encoding phosphatidylinositol 4-kinase alpha 1-like isoform X4, with translation MKISLRNGSISTLRLWIAAAASGANLNVTEAVNPEVLSAGITSENVKCNYTREISGMRNFCGSIGGFGQNMAPSNCFSLDLAFQGLKSSFPNEQVQPKNDSFNKILLTKYVGLLQQFVSNAEKGGALNKASFTGSLLQSCCFASLKTYAMETGVFIWTWLVSAAPQLGSLLLGEIVDAWLWTIDTEKGLFAFGMNNAGPAAKLRPQLALGEPEPHPD, from the exons ATGAAGATTTCTTTGAGAAATGGAAGCATAAGTACCCTGAGGCTATGGATAG CTGCAGCAGCTTCTGGGGCTAACTTGAATGTGACAGAGGCAGTCAACCCTGAGGTGCTTTCTGCAGGAATAACTAGTGAAAATGTTAAGTGTAACTACACTAGGGAAATAAGTGGTATGAGGAATTTCTGTGGCAGCATTGGTGGGTTTGGACAAAATATGGCACCATCAAATTGTTTCAGTCTGGATCTAGCTTTCCAAGGCTTGAAATCTAGCTTTCCTAATGAGCAAGTGCAGCCCAAGAATGATTCATTCAATAAGATCCTTCTGACAAAGTATGTGGGTCTCCTTCAACAATTTGTTAGCAATGCTGAGAAAGGTGGAGCATTGAACAAAGCATCATTCACTGGAAGCTTGTTACAGAGCTGCTGCTTTGCTTCTCTCAAGACTT ATGCAATGGAGACAGGAGTCTTTATCTGGACATGGCTGGTTTCAGCTGCACCTCAGTTGGGATCTCTCCTTCTTGGTGAGATTGTGGATGCATGGTTGTGGACAATAGACACAGAAAAGGGGTTATTTGCATTTGGTATGAACAATGCTGGACCAGCTGCTAAATTGAGGCCTCAGCTTGCATTAGGGGAGCCTGAACCTCATCCTGATTGA
- the LOC116253131 gene encoding phosphatidylinositol 4-kinase alpha 1-like isoform X2, with product MDSWKSDRWTGILTANIPAAAAASGANLNVTEAVNPEVLSAGITSENVKCNYTREISGMRNFCGSIGGFGQNMAPSNCFSLDLAFQGLKSSFPNEQVQPKNDSFNKILLTKYVGLLQQFVSNAEKGGALNKASFTGSLLQSCCFASLKTYAMETGVFIWTWLVSAAPQLGSLLLGEIVDAWLWTIDTEKGLFAFGMNNAGPAAKLRPQLALGEPEPHPD from the exons ATGGATAG TTGGAAATCAGATAGATGGACTGGCATCCTGACAGCAAATATTCCTGCAGCTGCAGCAGCTTCTGGGGCTAACTTGAATGTGACAGAGGCAGTCAACCCTGAGGTGCTTTCTGCAGGAATAACTAGTGAAAATGTTAAGTGTAACTACACTAGGGAAATAAGTGGTATGAGGAATTTCTGTGGCAGCATTGGTGGGTTTGGACAAAATATGGCACCATCAAATTGTTTCAGTCTGGATCTAGCTTTCCAAGGCTTGAAATCTAGCTTTCCTAATGAGCAAGTGCAGCCCAAGAATGATTCATTCAATAAGATCCTTCTGACAAAGTATGTGGGTCTCCTTCAACAATTTGTTAGCAATGCTGAGAAAGGTGGAGCATTGAACAAAGCATCATTCACTGGAAGCTTGTTACAGAGCTGCTGCTTTGCTTCTCTCAAGACTT ATGCAATGGAGACAGGAGTCTTTATCTGGACATGGCTGGTTTCAGCTGCACCTCAGTTGGGATCTCTCCTTCTTGGTGAGATTGTGGATGCATGGTTGTGGACAATAGACACAGAAAAGGGGTTATTTGCATTTGGTATGAACAATGCTGGACCAGCTGCTAAATTGAGGCCTCAGCTTGCATTAGGGGAGCCTGAACCTCATCCTGATTGA
- the LOC116253131 gene encoding phosphatidylinositol 4-kinase alpha 1-like isoform X5, translating into MDSWKSDRWTGILTANIPAAAAASGANLNVTEAVNPEVLSAGITSENVKCNYTREISGMRNFCGSIGGFGQNMAPSNCFSLDLAFQGLKSSFPNEQVQPKNDSFNKILLTKYVGLLQQFVSNAEKGGALNKASFTGSLLQSCCFASLKTFMQMVAGNVTVQKFSPILKILRDIQDLIKGVVKLLMVLISTLFWSETARE; encoded by the exons ATGGATAG TTGGAAATCAGATAGATGGACTGGCATCCTGACAGCAAATATTCCTGCAGCTGCAGCAGCTTCTGGGGCTAACTTGAATGTGACAGAGGCAGTCAACCCTGAGGTGCTTTCTGCAGGAATAACTAGTGAAAATGTTAAGTGTAACTACACTAGGGAAATAAGTGGTATGAGGAATTTCTGTGGCAGCATTGGTGGGTTTGGACAAAATATGGCACCATCAAATTGTTTCAGTCTGGATCTAGCTTTCCAAGGCTTGAAATCTAGCTTTCCTAATGAGCAAGTGCAGCCCAAGAATGATTCATTCAATAAGATCCTTCTGACAAAGTATGTGGGTCTCCTTCAACAATTTGTTAGCAATGCTGAGAAAGGTGGAGCATTGAACAAAGCATCATTCACTGGAAGCTTGTTACAGAGCTGCTGCTTTGCTTCTCTCAAGACTT TTATGCAGATGGTAGCAGGTAATGTAACAGTGCAAAAATTTAGCCCtatattgaagattttgagAGATATTCAAGATcttataaagggggttgttAAGTTGTTGATGGTCCTGATTTCTACCCTGTTTTGGTCTGAAACTGCTAGGGAGTGA